The segment TGGTGATCAGATGTAGCGATTCTAGACTTCTTAGCCAGGCAACTCCCCAAGAAGTGGAGCGCAGCGCTCTTTAAATGACCATCTGATGAATCAACATTTGTAACAGCTCTCCTTGCATACTCTACTCCTTCAGAAGCAAGAGAATAATCTGAGCTGCATAACTTAGCAGCTAACAGGAGGGCCATTATGTCACCAGGACTCTCGTTCTTATTCAACAACTTCCTTAACAAATTTAATGCAGCTTCATTATGTGAAGCTGCATAGTTGCAAAGAGCTAGACTATACCATCTTCCAGTTCGAGGGTATATTCCAGGTAAAACCTCTTCAAGATGCTTGGCAAGAACAGATGTCTGACCACAAAGTGACAATGCAAATGTTAGATGCTCCATCACTGATGGATCCCAGTGAGTCTTCCCAAGGTACCACTTTTTCAATATTATCATGAGCAAAAGGATTGCCTCTTCCAAGTTATTCTTAGGAACATATGATCCTTCAGTTTGtgaagccaagcttggggggcTAGCCTCCACGCCACCATACAACAGAAAAACAGCAAATCTCTTCTGAATCCTTGTGCAGCAGTCATCATCGAGATTCCACTGACTAAGAAGAGCACGTCGGTAAGAAGCGAGTGCCTCTTGATAGGCTCCAGCTTGCTTCCAAAGTTCTGGGAGAAGCTCGACAGATTTACTGACAGTTTCCTGAAGCTTTTGTTCAACCATGACATCGGGTATGCCACGTTGGAAAATACTTTCAACAGCATCAAGGACACTTCTACACTGTTGAGCAGCCTCTGCAAGTAAATGGTTGCAAAAGTTACAATATGCATGGAGAGAAATGATTATGTAGTGAAATTTAGCACTTCATACCCACTGCTTTCCCTAACTTCTGAAGAGACATTGACTTCAAGTAAATGGCTTCAAGAACAAGACTGGCAGCATGCTGCGATCCTGAATTCGATGAATCTGAACGTAATTTGTTACTTCGTTTTGAGGGTGGCTTTTCTGAAAGCGATGGTTGAAAGCGCTGGATAGCAGCTTGAAGATCTATCCCATCAAATACTCGCAGTGCAGCTTCTACATTGCCTCTCTGGTATTCCAGTCTCCCTAGGAGAGCCCTCGCTTCCTAGAATTGAaagcataaaaaataaaaaaacccaGAGTAAGcaagataataataaaaaaaaataaaacttacgAGAGCCACTGAAAAAAAGTTTCGGTTATTCTTTTTTTGCTTCTAATCATAGTGGACAACCATCATTGCCAATGCCAACCAAGATATATGTCAAGATCCTATTTTTATCTAAGATACAGAAGAACCATGTCTGATTGAATCTCTTCCAGAAATTTCACTAAAAAGGAAGTTGTGTTAACAATACATTCTGAAATAAGCACAAACTTGTAGGTCTTAATATAGAAAATGAAATGGCATCTTTTTGCTCCCAACAAAGATTATACAAAGAACATGTGACTACTTAGATGAACTAAACACTGGAAGATGATCATTTTGCATTCAATCCACATACTGTCTACACTGTAAATCTCttctgaatttaaattgaacCCCTTGATGTTATTTGTTAGTGTCAGAATGGATTCCAGCTCTGAAATTCCCTTAATCACAACAACCCATTAACAGAACCATGATCATACGGTTGCGCCATCCGCAAACGATGTTCTCCCCAAAAGaaagctttctttcttttccacagcTATCCCTTCATTGCACGCTCTCAAGAAGTCAAGATCAATATTTCTTCTAAGAAGATTCACATAGCTAGTCTCCACCCAACATTCAAAAGCTAGGGCACACAGAACAACCATCTCCACAAGATTACACCCTAAATTTCCTCCTCATTATTAGATCAAAATGCTCCTAAATTCAACCAAACCAACTCCATATTGTCAATCAAAATGGATATACCACACCCTTCCACATAGTCACATCTAATTAACCCTCAATCCCGAAACGATCGCGAAACGCGAGAAATTTATCCAAGAACTTTCGCGCGAATATCATTCGTTGCATCCCGATCTCCCCCCAAACGCAACAACCAACAACATCAGATAGCTACGCCATTGACCGAAAGATTCGAATCCTGCCATTCCACCACCTCGCCCCCCACCCAGGAGGAACGCGATTCCACCTCTCGGAGATCGAACGAACCAAGAATCCAAAGAACGAGCGAGCCGAGCGAGCGCGAGAGGGGGAATGATTTGATTTCGAATTCGATTTCGATTTCGGGAGGACGGACCTCGTAGTTGAGGGAGAGGCCCTCGCGGAGCGACGACTCGGCCTCCTGGATGTTGCCGTCGTCGACCCTCGCCTCCGACGActccgacgcggccgccgccgcgctggccgTCTCCAGCTCCAGCAacgccctcgccttcgccttcaccggcgaagccaccgccgccgccgacgctgagtccctcccgccgccgccgccgccgccggggctgaCCTCGCTGCCGTTATTATCCGACTCCGCCATCGCCGCAGCCATTGTCGATCgcctcaacgccgccgccgcagcagccacATCCCACGGCAATgctgggggaggggaggagagttCTTGGCTAGGAGAGGgatatggaggaggaggaggaggaggtgagatCCATGGCCATAGAGGCTTCTTGGACCtcactgtatttattttatttttatttttatttttttatttggtggaattattattatttttcgaGTTTGGCCGGCACGTTGTACGTTACTAACGGTCTGTAATACAGTGTAATTTTGCCGGCAAATTGGGCCGCAGCCAagatttttaactttaaaaattattttaagttgattttgtaGCATTGGTTTTTAAGCCGTGCAtaacacacatataaaagttctaattataaattgttttgttCGTATTTATCGTTTTAGGGTTTATCGAGTTGTAATTTACTCACTCTCTCACTCTATTCCAGAATATAAAAATCTATAATCGGATGAGAaattttctagtactacgaatccaAATGGACTGCCAGTTGAGATTCATAGCACTACTTCATCTATTcctaggtttttatatttttggggCGGATGGAGTATTTCCGCTACTTCTAAAGTAGGGTTTATTTTGTTCTAGTGCTAATATCCTATAGTTGTTGCTAAATATATTGCATCTGCATTGCATATATTAGGAGTACTAATTAGTAGGATCATTTATGATATTTTTGTCatggagaaaattttatttagtGCATAATATGTCCACACATCAAtgtacaaataaataataatattactAGGTTTTTAGAGGTCTCTCTTGTGATACAGTACGTTGTAAGATGGATCGTGTTTGTACACGTAAAATCTCTCTAGAAAGTACTCCGATCCAACTAAAAGCTTATTAGGTGTGTACAATAGAGAATCAACATCAATTGTCATTTTTTCGTTGTCCTGTTCTCGATGGCATATATCAGTTTTTCTCTTCACTTAAAGGAATGTCAGTTTTTGAGGCTGTCCAAGTTAacgtaggctgtgtttagttcacatagAATTagaattagaagtttgattgaaattgaaacgatgtgatggaaaagttgaaaatttatgtgtgtagaaaagttttgatgtgatagaaaagttaaaagtttgataaaaaaaaactttagaagtAAACACGGCGATAATTGACAACCAGACGACTACGCAATGACAGTTTTTAAGGTTGTCCGTGTTAACATAATCGACAACAGATGACACCGGCAATTTCTAGGACAATGGCCACGCGTAATAAGACAGCCCCATCATTTCATCTACAACTAATAAGCCGTAAAAGATACTGTGAACGAAGCAAattgaaaataatttatgaatataacttttatatatttgtgcTTAATGatttaaagaaaatattttatatatgaagtAGAAAATAAAGTAGGataaagaaaaactcaaaaccaAGTCTAAAATTTGTCAATTTGTTTTTCCTGCGGCTGATAAGCCAAGAGACAAGTGATAGCTGATAAGCAATCTAGTTTGAAACAAATTATTAAGAGAATTGTTGTTGCGgattattatatgataaaattaaatgtttttttataaaaacttaACAAATAACGTAATTGCTTAAAAAGACTTTTGCTAGTATTTCCCTTCAATACTTTCAGTTTTGTTACGTTGGATTGCCTTGAGATTAGTGcgacaaaagggaaaaaatttCGCACAGCCGTGCGCCAATGTGGAGTCATCAGGTGCTTCAATGTCGACGTTACATCACCAACCACTAGAAAAGAATATTACTCTACTACAAATGTGAGAAtctggtggtgtttgaatctcctgaagaagattaagtgtttcacgcaaaacgagatggtaaagatgtgtgaaatgctagaatctggtggtgtttgaatctcttgaagataaagattaagtgtttcacacaaaacgagatggtaataatgcgtgattgattgagttttaattattacaaacttgaaaaatgaattaatctaatattttagaacaactttcatatagaaagttttctcacgaaacacaccgtttatcAATTTGAAAAATGTGGCACGAATATCCAAAACTTAATCCACTGTTTGCAGTTGAAACAAACGGGCCTCTATACTGAGAATCAGATAGTCGAATCTAGGTTGATAGATTCCACCGCAAATGTACGCTTGGTTAGTGCataaaattttctttcaaaaCAACGGCAATACACTTCACAGTTTAACATAACGCAAATTTTCACCACAACAACTCCAAGTATATAACTTTTCTGTTCTCTTAGTCTTCTCCTTTTGCAATAGGTTTTTTCTCCCTTGCCATAAAATCTGAGTTGGCCATCgttcaaggggaaaaaaataaaaattgagaGTTGGGAGTCAACAATGTGACAATGCCAGGTAAGTTGCGGTGTTCACGTAGCACTTCTTGGCGCCGGAGGACAGCAAACAAATTGTCTGGGCTTCTGGGCTGCaacttctctctttctctctctctagtgtGGGACACACCAGCTTAAACGGTCCACAAGCTTTATTGGACACTGTGAGAGGCaggcaggtgggtcccacccacTCTTTCTCCCAGCTTTTCAGTACaggggccccacttgtcaggaAAGGTCAGGTTTAGCCTGAAGCGTTGTGTCAGAGAGGTGTGAGGAGAAAAGCCCCCGGTGAAATACTATATAGTACGGAGTAGAAGTACAAACGTGTTAATTGTGTCAAGTGTGCTTATAATAATAGAGTAGTAATTGGCCATAGTGCACACGCACTGAATCCTTTTTAACACACGCTTAGGACAAAAATCAGCTAGATATACTTAATCTtactttttattattaaaataactTCCTCTATATGCGTAATATTCATGTGCATCAAGAGTTTAAACCATGATGAATAAAGTAATACAGTAATATATTATACTTACCCACAACCCCACCATTATACTCCCCCTGTCCTAAAACAAACCAACTTagcactatttttttaattagttccTTCAATCTTCTGcaaatatttatcaaatttttgTCAATAGGTACTTAGAAGTATTATTTTGAATTTGTTAAAGTATAATTCACCATTTTTATGGGATACTAGAGTGCTAGGATACAATCATCTTTAGGATGACCTTAATTTACATACATTTTACAATTCAAACTATTGGCATCtgacaaatgattttttttctttaaacaatTTACATTCATATAATCAAATATACCAATTCTCACAATCCCTTTTACGAGAGATCGAAACCAATACTCTTATAGTAGAAATATTTTTACAAAAGTGAAACCCACATTGATGTTTCGACAAAATCCATCTAATTTGGGATATTAGATATTGTACGATTAGCTATAACTGATATTAGAACGTAGGGGTTTTTTGTTTTCAATCCTTACCAATGAGTTTAAAACTAAGGGTCTATTCGGTAGCTGTGATAGCGACCGCGGCAGCACAACCAATGGCAACCGTACTTGCAGCATCAGATTAAGCCCCAGCCGTAGCCTGGCTTTTCGAACAAGCCCTAAGCTGATGGATGGCACTTGAAAATCAAATTGCAAGATTTGAATCCGCTGGAGCTCCCGTTTGCAGTGTtttgtagtactagtagtaccaaATCGTTTCTAGACATGTAAATATATCAGCTCTGGCTTGCCTACTTGCATTTTTTTGCCTCGATTTTCGTGCACGGTGCAGCGGTTTTACTCCAACCCTAACATATGCTCAAGTGTCAGCGTGCAGCCGCTGAGATAAAAtagctgccccccccccccccccctagtACAGTACATGTCTGATCTAACGAGGCTGACACGTCACGCGACTCACGCGTTGAGCACCCAGCTTGTTcagtggtggggcccacatgccaggGGCTGTGGGGGCACTTCGTCCATGGTTTGATCTGGGCCGTCTGAGGCCCATCCAGACTGCTTGGACTCTGGGCTTTAGTTGGTTTGCAGCCTGAGTCCATATGCCTGGCCTGATAGCAAGGGCCTTGTTGTTTGCACTGTAGTTTATAAGCCgctattaaaatttgaattttaaaactttgctCTAAAACTGATTTTTATGTTATTGAATGTAGTTTCCTTTTTATATTGGGTTTAAGTTGCTAAAGgacacatgtataaaagtttcaatcacaaattattttttatcgttAATAAGCCGTTACAGCTTATAATCAGTGGCGGCCAACCGATGGGGGTATAAGTCCGAGCCAGGCCTCATTAGTCTTTGTTTTTTACACCCCATGTTTTCCCAACAGCTAAACGGTGtggcttttgcaaaaaaatttcaatagataagttattttaaatttcatattaatctatttcaagtgtttttttaatatcaCCTCCCTATCTGATATGCTGTTTATTTTGACCCTGTTGACTTTTCTCCCGTTCTAGACTCAATTCCTCTTGTGTTAGCTCCCGTTGTAGGAAATTTCAGACCGTTGTCTTGTAATGTTAAGCTAGTATGTGCCAATGTCCTCTGGTTGGCGGTGTTCTTGGACACTGAAAGAACCAGaagagttattttttttaatttgtcatACTATTTAATTTATATGAGATGGTTCGGTTGTCTGATGAAGGAGCCACATGCTTGTTACAAAGAAAATTATTCCAAATTTGTCGATTTTCATTTGTTTCTTAAATTTTGTTTTCCTCAATCTTTGGCAAgaaagaaatgagaaaaaatGACCAAGTTATGGAACAGCTCAATGAATCATCAAACCAGTTCAACTTTTTGAGGCCCTCACCCGTTTATATAGGTGTCtagggccaaaaaaaaaacaagatttggAAAATTTGGTGCTTTGGTCATGGCaaatgcatgcattttttttatatgtgaaCCATATTGGGATATATAGTTACGATATACATATTATTATCATAagagttttgtgaaatttactccttTGTTACTAGAAAAATGACTCTGAAAAATCATGCATATTCAATTGGTGTTTCTAGAAACTAAAGACGGTACAAACTCTAATATACACAAGTTGGGATGAGACACCTGGCAAAGTCAGGAAACCAGGTGAGATTTTCATCATTTTTAAGTTGTTTCTGCCCATGTTATTATATACCAGTACATTAATATTGCACATGATTATTAAAGTATTGGACCATCTGTCTGGACATATGTACAAGGCTGATGTCCATTTTGTTAATGGATGCAGTGTTGAGTGCAATCTCTGTGAACTGTGAACATCATTTTTGTGTTTGTCCCAAACTAGACAATATTTCATCAGAAAAGCATGCATTAACAACCCATCCCCTGGATATAAACTTACAACCCTCTTGTTCTGCTAAAACTGCACACATATATCATGTCCAGAACTCTACAGTATGGGTTGGTGCTTATCATTTATCAAGCCTGAATAGATTCTTTCATGTGCTAACTGATTAAAGACATCGGGAAAATTTAGTTGGTATGTGGATACGATAATTTGCGTGAGGCTGGAATGAAATTAACATGTGATGTGAGGTGAAATGTGATATTGGAGTGAACCAAGCAAGCGTTGTTGAGCATATTCAACATGGGAATCAGCTAATAAGCGTTGAccttttatcaaaaaaatacaCATTGATTCTCCCCTCAAAAAAATACACATTGATTTGACTTCGTTTTGGTCGGATTATGATTTGACTTCGTTTTGGTCGGATTATGCTAGACTTCAATAGTTGTGATGTTTAATCGGATTATGCTATACTTCAATAATTGAGACATGGTGTGTTTGGACTGAGAAAGAACAACCAGGAGATCAAATTATTATTTGCCATATTTTTATGGTGTGTTTGGACCGGTTCTTTCATGCAGTCCTATTGTGATTGATTTTTTAAGGCTGATGTTGTTTCCATAACtttagacctttttttttctcgccggTCAATGTATGGTATCCAAACTAATTAATTTGTATGGCATccaaactaattaattattacgcATGATTTTTATTTAACCATTCGTGAGGGAACCAGATTTAGATTTAAACCAATTTGAAAAAGAGAGATAGAATACCATTCGAAACAACACTGCAGGAACATGGAAGCGCATTCGTTTGGACTACTATGAAAGAACTAGAAGAGGTGATTATTGTAATTTGTCACGCGTATTTTCAAATGATATGATTTGATTGTAATGATTTagatgtttattttgttttccttaATTTTGTTACAGATTGTGTGGAACCTTAGCTCAATCTCAATCTCCTCCATGCCGCCTCCTTCGCCTGTCTCTAATTGCTGCTGCTTCGTGCctctccgcccgccgccaccacggcaACCACCGTCCTCCCACATGTCGGTGCTGCCCTTTCCTCCCTCCCTATCGCGCCATCCTCTCCgacgccatctcctcctcctcatcaccgGATGCGGGTGAGGAGTTCAGCGGCGATGACAAGCTCAACCTCGGCAGATCGGATAACGATATCGACCTCCGTAGCAACATGGATTGAGTTCTAGCCTCGGCAACAGATCAACCGCACATCGAGACGGCCCTTTTCTCCTCCCTCGTCAGTAAGCGCAGATGGAGGTAGTGTGGGCCAACGACGGTGGACAAGCGACCACCTCGATGGATCTAGCCGTGAGGACCCGCCATTGCTCAGGTTGGTGTTTGACCTCCACTGGGCAGGACAACGTCATCCTTGAGCACTAGAGCCATTGTTGTGACCTGCACCAGCATCAATGGCCGAGGGCCATGGTAGCTTCATAGCAGCTTTGAGGTAGGTcaatggcggcagcggcaggtaCGGTCAAAATCCATCCGGTCCTCTTATTGAAGTGTTTTTTGTTGAAGAGGTCATCTTAGACTTCTTTGGTGTGTTTTTGTTGTCGAGCTCACCACACCCGACGAGCAGCTAGCTTCGATTTCATGTCCTCGCCCCATCCCACAAACACGTGGCAACACCATGGTTGTGAACCATACACCCTCCCGTGTGGGACACCTAAACGTAGACCACCAAAAGCCAAGAATGCAAAAGGAGATGAAAGTCATCATTGCCAAACTCATCTTattattttagttgtttcagaacCTAGAGTTCCTCTTCTTATTTAGTGTTTCAACCAAGTTATTGTATAAATATTGCTTGATAATTGATAACCAGAGTAGGCATGTGTGTCAACATATGCAGAAATATGTACCTAGGATTATACGGCTCATGTACATTTTTGTTGTGGATGCACTTCCTATAGAATCATGTAATGATTAATCTTGGTGATGAACGATCATCAAAAGTAAATATTTGTGAAAATGCGGTGTGTCGTGTTTTTGGATGGAGAACAGTGTGGTCGGCATAggaaggccggtcagaccgggtggTGCACGCCAGTCAAACCGGAGGTgtccaggcggtcagaccaggTAGCTCGACGGCCAGACCGGCAAATTCCTAGAGAGAGTCGGTTTCGGGTTTTCGTGGAATTTCTAGATTGCTTCATGTGTGTAacttctagatggtttctattCGTATGTGATGCTATTGTGTGCTGATGTGAGTCAGGTTAGTGTGAACTTGTACTCGAATATGGAGTTTCTTTGTTGTTCATGTGCAGGTATTGCTTGAGGCTATGTGAGTATAGCCGGTGATGGATTGGGACTAGGCTTGGGAGAAGTTGAGGTCCAGATGGTCATGGATATCACGTGGGATGCTCAGGCTAGAGAACAATGCACGTGGTGGTGAAGATTTTCATATGGCATGTGCGTATGGAAAGAGTAGTCAAATTTGGATTGGAGTCCAGGTTTGGAAAGATTGGAGTGTGGAGTTGTATGGGGATGTTGTTTCCTTGTTTGGTAGGTTT is part of the Oryza glaberrima chromosome 12, OglaRS2, whole genome shotgun sequence genome and harbors:
- the LOC127757201 gene encoding LOW QUALITY PROTEIN: protein NPG1-like (The sequence of the model RefSeq protein was modified relative to this genomic sequence to represent the inferred CDS: inserted 1 base in 1 codon; deleted 1 base in 1 codon), with the protein product MAAAMAESDNNGSEVSPGGGGGGGRDSASAAAVASPVKAKARALLELETASAAAAASESSEARVDDGNIQEAESSLREGLSLNYEEARALLGRLEYQRGNVEAALRVFDGIDLQAAIQRFQPSLSEKPPSKRSNKLRSDSSNSGSQHAASLVLEAIYLKSMSLQKLGKAVEAAQQCRSVLDAVESISNVAYPMSWLNKSFRKLSVNLSSFSQNFGSKXGAYQEALASYRRALLSQWNLDDDCCTRIQKRFAVFLLYGGVEASPPSLASQTEGSYVPKNNLEEAILLLMIILKKWYLGKTHWDPSVMEHLTFALSLCGQTSVLAKHLEEVLPGIYPRTGRWYSLALCNYAASHNEAALNLLRKLLNKNESPGDIMALLLAAKLCSSDYSLASEGVEYARRAVTNVDSSDGHLKSAALHFLGSCLAKKSRIATSDHQRSLLQTESLKSLSEAISLDRHNPDLIYDMGIEYAEQRNMQAALKCAKEFIDATGGSVSKGWRLLSLVLSAQQRYSEAEVVTDAALDETTKWEQGPLLRIKAKLKVAQSLPMEAVEAYRALLALVQAQRKAYGTVKNGTQEVDDKVSEFEVWQGLANLYASLSYWRDAEICLQKAKALKSFSAITFHAEGYTREVREQTQDALAAYFNAVSTEVEHVPSKVSIGALLSKQGPKYLPVARSFLSDALRHEPTNRMAWFYLGKVHKHDGRLADAADCFQAASMLEESDPIESFRSL